Proteins from one Sarcophilus harrisii chromosome 2, mSarHar1.11, whole genome shotgun sequence genomic window:
- the EDC4 gene encoding enhancer of mRNA-decapping protein 4 isoform X2, which produces MASSCTSIDIEDATQHLRDILKLDRPPGGSGTESQRTSSSYNGDLNGLLVPDPLSSGDGTVLSKPSHRAAPLANLEEKQVICLSGDDSSTCIGISAKEVEIVASSDSNILSKARGSNKVKIQPVAKYDWEQKYYYGNLIAVSNAFLAYAIRGASNGSAMVRVISVSTAERTLLKGFTGSVADLAFAHLNSPQLACLDESGSLFVWRLAMENNKIQEEIVVNIKRSEGTPLNHFRRIIWCPYIPEENEESSEEGSQTLALLHEDRAEVWDLDILRANNSSWPVDVSHIKEGFIVVKGHSTCLSEGALSPDGTVLATASHDGFVKFWQIYIEGQDEPRCLHEWKPHDGRPLSCLLFCDNHKKQDPEVPFWRFLITGADQNRELKMWCTVSWTCLQTIRFCPDMYPVSVPPSLKACLDLSAEYLILSDVQRKVLYVMELLQNQEEGRAYFSSISEFLLTHPVLSFGIQVVSRCRLRHTEVLPAEEEGDSLSTEGSHGAGAVESAAGVLIKLFCVHTKALQDVQIRFQPQQSPDVVAPLPSHSAREDFGFGEHLPELNSESLASGQGSGQGSQADLRRIADLPVPSDFLSLTNEAKPKLMTPDAFMTPSVSLQQITVSPGSSGSSLTAVTSLNTTSATDTAIPRPSEELTLSPKLQLDSSLTLSSSSSSLQASPRGHSVLIPGLSDKLTTKGPSQVPQGNPSLSLELQEVEPLVVPQASPTRARSPDVISSASTALSQDIPEIASEALPRGFGTAAPEGLEPDSMASAASALHLLSPRPRPGPEHGPQHSLDGSPGEGEKRSTPSLLETALSQETSAADSKAWPAAPDITRETRNSLADSPRDDVQEKHKASSYHRHAYHLLQQDSQDASAEQSDHDDEVASLASTSAGFVAKATAPRLPVKDWKTKGSPRASPKLKRKGKKDDGDLAQGPWLVEHQATEPPEEWLAVVRGQQRELAELRQSHAELLQRLTDQLDAVQSSIMGHVERVLESRQEHEQRRLERALAEGQQRSGQLQEHLSQQLSQALSSAVAGRLERTVREEMKKTIPQCVSKSLEPVTGQLSGTVAAKLTAVEGTLKENVTKLVKSKNLTDTIARAAADTLQGPMQAAYREAFQSIVLPTFEKSCQAMFQQINDSFKLGTQEYLQQLENHMKSRKAREQEAREPVLAQLRGLVGTLQSATEQMAATVSSSVRAEVQHQLHIAVSNMQESILSQVQRIIKGEVSLAMKEQQAAVTSSIMQAMRSAAGTPIPAAHLDCQAQQAHILQMLQQGHVNQAFQQALTAADLNLVLFVCETVDPQQVFGQPPCPLSQPVLLSLIQQLSSDLGTRTELKFSYLEEAVMHLDHSDPITRDHMGSVMAQVRQKLFQFLQAEPHNSLSKSARRLTIMLQGLAVPGLN; this is translated from the exons ATGGCCTCGTCCTGCACCAGCATCGATATCGAAGACGCCACGCAGCATCTGCGGGACATCCTGAAACTGGACCGTCCGCCCGGAG GCTCAGGTACAGAGAGCCAGCGGACATCCAGCTCCTACAATGGAGACCTAAATGGACTTTTGGTGCCAGATCCCCTTTCTTCTGGTGATGGAACTGTACTGTCCAAGCCAAGTCACCGAGCAGCACCATTGGCCAACCTGGAGGAGAAGCAGGTCAT CTGCCTTTCTGGAGATGACAGCTCAACATGCATTGGAATTTCAGCAAAGGAGGTGGAGATAGTAGCTAGCAGTGATTCCAACATCTTAAGCAAGGCTCGGGGGAGCAACAAG GTAAAAATCCAGCCAGTTGCCAAGTATGACTGGGAACAAAAATACTATTATGGCAACTTGATTGCTGTGTCCAATGCATTCTTGGCGTATGCCATCCGAG GTGCCAGCAATGGCTCAGCCATGGTGCGGGTGATCAGCGTCAGCACAGCAGAGCGAACATTGCTAAAGGGCTTCACAGGAAGTGTGGCCGACTTAGCCTTTGCTCACCTCAACTCACCCCAGCTGGCCTGCCTGGATGAATCGGGCAGCCTTTTTGTGTGGCGCCTGGCCATGGAGAACAACAAGATCCA AGAGGAAATTGTGGTGAACATTAAGCGTTCGGAGGGCACACCTTTGAATCACTTCCGAAGGATCATCTGGTGTCCATATATCccagaagagaatgaagaaagcagTGAAGAAGGCAGCCAAACTCTGGCCCTGCTACATGAAGATAGG gCTGAGGTATGGGATCTGGACATTCTCCGAGCTAACAATAGCTCCTGGCCTGTGGATGTCAGCCacatcaaggaaggcttcattgTGGTTAAGGGCCATAGCACG tgcCTGAGTGAAGGAGCTCTCTCCCCTGATGGAACTGTTTTAGCCACTGCAAGTCATGATGGCTTTGTCAAGTTCTGGCAGATCTATATCGAGGGCCAAGATGAGCCACG GTGTCTTCATGAATGGAAGCCTCATGATGGCAGGCCTCTCTCCTGCCTCCTTTTTTGTGATAATCACAAGAAACAAGACCCTGA AGTCCCCTTCTGGAGGTTCCTCATCACAGGAGCTGACCAAAACCGGGAACTGAAGATGTGGTGCACAGTGTCCTGGACCTGCTTGCAAACCATTCG CTTTTGTCCAGACATGTACCCAGTGAGTGTGCCTCCCAGCCTCAAAGCCTGCCTAGACCTTTCAGCTGAATACCTGATCCTCAGTGATGTGCAGAGAAAG GTGCTGTATGTGATGGAGCTGCTGCAGAACCAGGAGGAAGGCAGGGCCTACTTCAGTTCCATCTCCGAGTTCCTGCTCACCCACCCCGTGCTAAGCTTTGGCATTCAGGTTGTGAGCCGTTGCCGCCTGCGGCACACAGAGGTTCTCCCAGCTGAGGAGGAAGGGGACAGTTTGAGCACAG AGGGCTCCCATGGTGCCGGGGCTGTGGAGTCAGCAGCAGGTGTACTTATCAAGCTCTTCTGTGTCCACACCAA GGCTCTGCAGGATGTCCAGATCCGTTTCCAGCCGCAGCAGAGTCCCGATGTGGTGgctcccctcccttcccactcAGCTCGAGAAGACTTTG GGTTTGGAGAGCACCTGCCAGAGCTGAACTCGGAGAGTCTGGCCTCTGGCCAGGGTTCTGGCCAGGGCTCTCAGGCTGACCTCCGGCGCATTGCTGACCTGCCTGTCCCTTCCGACTTTCTCAGCCTGACTAATGAGGCCAAGCCCAAGCTCATGACCCCTGATGCCTTCATGACTCCGAGTGTCTCCTTGCAGCAG ATCACTGTGTCCCCAGGAAGCAGTGGGAGTTCTTTAACAGCTGTGACGTCCTTGAATACCACCTCGGCCACAGACACAGCCATACCCAG GCCATCCGAGGAGCTGACCCTGAGTCCCAAGCTGCAGCTAGACAGCAGTCTGACCCtgagcagcagcagtagcagcctGCAGGCTAGTCCCCGTGGCCACAGCGTCCTCATCCCAGGCCTCTCTGATAAACTAACAACCAAGGGGCCCAGCCAG GTCCCGCAAGGGAACCCATCACTGTCCCTGGAGCTGCAGGAGGTAGAGCCCTTGGTGGTGCCACAGGCCTCTCCGACCCGGGCCCGCTCCCCCGACGTCATCTCCTCAGCCTCCACAGCCCTGTCCCAGGACATCCCCGAGATTGCCTCAGAGGCGCTGCCCCGAGGATTTGGCACCGCCGCTCCAGAGGGCCTTGAGCCCGACAGCATGGCGTCCGCCGCCTCGGCCCTGCACCTGTTATCCCCCCGGCCCCGGCCTGGCCCCGAGCACGGCCCTCAGCACAGCCTGGATGGGAgtcctggggagggggagaagcgAAGCACCCCTTCTCTGCTGGAGACGGCGCTGAGCCAGGAGACTAGTGCCGCTGACAGCAAGGCCTGGCCTGCTGCGCCTGACATCACCCGGGAAACCCGCAATAGCCTGGCTGACAG TCCCAGGGATGATGTTCAGGAGAAACACAAGGCCTCTTCCTACCACCGGCACGCCTACCATCTGCTGCAACAGGACAGTCAGGATGCCAGTGCTGAGCAGAG TGACCATGATGACGAGGTGGCCAGCTTGGCCTCGACCTCAGCTGGCTTTGTTGCCAAAGCAACGGCCCCACGACTGCCAGTGAAGGATTGGAAAACCAAGGGATCTCCCCGGGCCTCCCCCAAGCTGAAGAGGAAGGGCAAGAAGGATGATGG GGACCTGGCACAAGGCCCCTGGCTGGTAGAACACCAG GCAACAGAACCTCCTGAAGAGTGGTTGGCTGTGGTTCGGGGGCAGCAGCGGGAGCTTGCTGAGCTGCGGCAGAGTCACGCTGAGTTGCTGCAGCGGCTAACGGACCAGCTGGATGCGGTACAGAGTTCTATCATGGGCCACGTGGAGAGGGTCCTGGAGTCTAGACAAGAACATGAGC AGAGACGGTTAGAGCGGGCCCTGGCTGAGGGGCAGCAGCGTAGCGGGCAGCTGCAGGAGCATTTGTCACAGCAGTTGTCCCAGGCCCTGTCCTCAGCTGTGGCAGGCCGGCTGGAGCGCACAGTtagagaagagatgaagaagacCATTCCCCAGT GTGTCTCCAAAAGCTTGGAGCCAGTGACGGGCCAGCTGAGTGGCACCGTGGCCGCCAAGCTGACCGCAGTAGAAGGCACCCTTAAGGAGAATGTCACCAAGCTGGTCAAGTCCAAG AATCTGACTGACACAATCGCCCGCGCAGCTGCAGACACACTGCAGGGACCCATGCAGGCTGCCTACCGTGAGGCCTTCCAGAGCATCGTGCTGCCCACTTTTGAGAAGAGCTGTCAGGCCATGTTCCAGCAAATCAATGACAGCTTCAAGCTGGGCACCCAGGAAT ACCTGCAGCAGTTAGAGAACCACATGAAGAGTCGGAAGGCGAGAGAACAGGAAGCCCGCGAGCCAGTGCTGGCTCAGCTTCGAGGCCTGGTGGGCACTTTGCAGAGTGCCACAGAACAGATGGCAGCCACCGTGAGCAGCAGTGTGCGGGCCGAGGTCCAGCACCAGCTCCACATTGCTGTGAGCAA tatgCAGGAGTCGATCCTTTCCCAAGTCCAACGCATTATCAAGGGGGAGGTGAGCCTGGCCATGAAGGAGCAGCAGGCAGCAGTCACTTCCAGCATCATGCAGGCGATGCGCTCTGCTGCTGGCACACCTATACCAGCTGCCCACCTTGACTGCCAGGCCCAGCAGGCACACATCCTGCAGATGCTCCAGCAGGGCCATGTCAACCAAGCTTTCCAACAG gCTCTGACAGCAGCTGACCTGAACCTGGTGCTCTTCGTATGTGAGACTGTGGACCCCCAGCAGGTGTTTGGCCAGCCACCTTGTCCCCTGTCCCAGCCTGTCCTGCTTTCCCTCATCCAGCAGCTCTCCTCTGACCTGGGAACCCGCACAGAGCTCAAATTCAG CTACTTGGAGGAAGCTGTGATGCACTTGGACCACAGTGACCCCATCACGAGGGACCATATGGGCTCAGTCATGGCCCAGGTGCGGCAGAAGCTGTTCCAGTTCCTACAGGCTGAACCTCACAACTCCCTCAGCAAGTCTGCCCGGCGTCTCACCATCATGCTGCAGGGCCTGGCTGTCCCTGGGCTCAACTAG
- the EDC4 gene encoding enhancer of mRNA-decapping protein 4 isoform X3 has protein sequence MASSCTSIDIEDATQHLRDILKLDRPPGGSGTESQRTSSSYNGDLNGLLVPDPLSSGDGTVLSKPSHRAAPLANLEEKQVICLSGDDSSTCIGISAKEVEIVASSDSNILSKARGSNKVKIQPVAKYDWEQKYYYGNLIAVSNAFLAYAIRGASNGSAMVRVISVSTAERTLLKGFTGSVADLAFAHLNSPQLACLDESGSLFVWRLAMENNKIQEEIVVNIKRSEGTPLNHFRRIIWCPYIPEENEESSEEGSQTLALLHEDRAEVWDLDILRANNSSWPVDVSHIKEGFIVVKGHSTCLSEGALSPDGTVLATASHDGFVKFWQIYIEGQDEPRCLHEWKPHDGRPLSCLLFCDNHKKQDPDSSLFRRVPFWRFLITGADQNRELKMWCTVSWTCLQTIRFCPDMYPVSVPPSLKACLDLSAEYLILSDVQRKVLYVMELLQNQEEGRAYFSSISEFLLTHPVLSFGIQVVSRCRLRHTEVLPAEEEGDSLSTEGSHGAGAVESAAGVLIKLFCVHTKALQDVQIRFQPQQSPDVVAPLPSHSAREDFGFGEHLPELNSESLASGQGSGQGSQADLRRIADLPVPSDFLSLTNEAKPKLMTPDAFMTPSVSLQQITVSPGSSGSSLTAVTSLNTTSATDTAIPRPSEELTLSPKLQLDSSLTLSSSSSSLQASPRGHSVLIPGLSDKLTTKGPSQEVEPLVVPQASPTRARSPDVISSASTALSQDIPEIASEALPRGFGTAAPEGLEPDSMASAASALHLLSPRPRPGPEHGPQHSLDGSPGEGEKRSTPSLLETALSQETSAADSKAWPAAPDITRETRNSLADSPRDDVQEKHKASSYHRHAYHLLQQDSQDASAEQSDHDDEVASLASTSAGFVAKATAPRLPVKDWKTKGSPRASPKLKRKGKKDDGDLAQGPWLVEHQATEPPEEWLAVVRGQQRELAELRQSHAELLQRLTDQLDAVQSSIMGHVERVLESRQEHEQRRLERALAEGQQRSGQLQEHLSQQLSQALSSAVAGRLERTVREEMKKTIPQCVSKSLEPVTGQLSGTVAAKLTAVEGTLKENVTKLVKSKNLTDTIARAAADTLQGPMQAAYREAFQSIVLPTFEKSCQAMFQQINDSFKLGTQEYLQQLENHMKSRKAREQEAREPVLAQLRGLVGTLQSATEQMAATVSSSVRAEVQHQLHIAVSNMQESILSQVQRIIKGEVSLAMKEQQAAVTSSIMQAMRSAAGTPIPAAHLDCQAQQAHILQMLQQGHVNQAFQQALTAADLNLVLFVCETVDPQQVFGQPPCPLSQPVLLSLIQQLSSDLGTRTELKFSYLEEAVMHLDHSDPITRDHMGSVMAQVRQKLFQFLQAEPHNSLSKSARRLTIMLQGLAVPGLN, from the exons ATGGCCTCGTCCTGCACCAGCATCGATATCGAAGACGCCACGCAGCATCTGCGGGACATCCTGAAACTGGACCGTCCGCCCGGAG GCTCAGGTACAGAGAGCCAGCGGACATCCAGCTCCTACAATGGAGACCTAAATGGACTTTTGGTGCCAGATCCCCTTTCTTCTGGTGATGGAACTGTACTGTCCAAGCCAAGTCACCGAGCAGCACCATTGGCCAACCTGGAGGAGAAGCAGGTCAT CTGCCTTTCTGGAGATGACAGCTCAACATGCATTGGAATTTCAGCAAAGGAGGTGGAGATAGTAGCTAGCAGTGATTCCAACATCTTAAGCAAGGCTCGGGGGAGCAACAAG GTAAAAATCCAGCCAGTTGCCAAGTATGACTGGGAACAAAAATACTATTATGGCAACTTGATTGCTGTGTCCAATGCATTCTTGGCGTATGCCATCCGAG GTGCCAGCAATGGCTCAGCCATGGTGCGGGTGATCAGCGTCAGCACAGCAGAGCGAACATTGCTAAAGGGCTTCACAGGAAGTGTGGCCGACTTAGCCTTTGCTCACCTCAACTCACCCCAGCTGGCCTGCCTGGATGAATCGGGCAGCCTTTTTGTGTGGCGCCTGGCCATGGAGAACAACAAGATCCA AGAGGAAATTGTGGTGAACATTAAGCGTTCGGAGGGCACACCTTTGAATCACTTCCGAAGGATCATCTGGTGTCCATATATCccagaagagaatgaagaaagcagTGAAGAAGGCAGCCAAACTCTGGCCCTGCTACATGAAGATAGG gCTGAGGTATGGGATCTGGACATTCTCCGAGCTAACAATAGCTCCTGGCCTGTGGATGTCAGCCacatcaaggaaggcttcattgTGGTTAAGGGCCATAGCACG tgcCTGAGTGAAGGAGCTCTCTCCCCTGATGGAACTGTTTTAGCCACTGCAAGTCATGATGGCTTTGTCAAGTTCTGGCAGATCTATATCGAGGGCCAAGATGAGCCACG GTGTCTTCATGAATGGAAGCCTCATGATGGCAGGCCTCTCTCCTGCCTCCTTTTTTGTGATAATCACAAGAAACAAGACCCTGA ctCCTCCTTGTTTCGCAGAGTCCCCTTCTGGAGGTTCCTCATCACAGGAGCTGACCAAAACCGGGAACTGAAGATGTGGTGCACAGTGTCCTGGACCTGCTTGCAAACCATTCG CTTTTGTCCAGACATGTACCCAGTGAGTGTGCCTCCCAGCCTCAAAGCCTGCCTAGACCTTTCAGCTGAATACCTGATCCTCAGTGATGTGCAGAGAAAG GTGCTGTATGTGATGGAGCTGCTGCAGAACCAGGAGGAAGGCAGGGCCTACTTCAGTTCCATCTCCGAGTTCCTGCTCACCCACCCCGTGCTAAGCTTTGGCATTCAGGTTGTGAGCCGTTGCCGCCTGCGGCACACAGAGGTTCTCCCAGCTGAGGAGGAAGGGGACAGTTTGAGCACAG AGGGCTCCCATGGTGCCGGGGCTGTGGAGTCAGCAGCAGGTGTACTTATCAAGCTCTTCTGTGTCCACACCAA GGCTCTGCAGGATGTCCAGATCCGTTTCCAGCCGCAGCAGAGTCCCGATGTGGTGgctcccctcccttcccactcAGCTCGAGAAGACTTTG GGTTTGGAGAGCACCTGCCAGAGCTGAACTCGGAGAGTCTGGCCTCTGGCCAGGGTTCTGGCCAGGGCTCTCAGGCTGACCTCCGGCGCATTGCTGACCTGCCTGTCCCTTCCGACTTTCTCAGCCTGACTAATGAGGCCAAGCCCAAGCTCATGACCCCTGATGCCTTCATGACTCCGAGTGTCTCCTTGCAGCAG ATCACTGTGTCCCCAGGAAGCAGTGGGAGTTCTTTAACAGCTGTGACGTCCTTGAATACCACCTCGGCCACAGACACAGCCATACCCAG GCCATCCGAGGAGCTGACCCTGAGTCCCAAGCTGCAGCTAGACAGCAGTCTGACCCtgagcagcagcagtagcagcctGCAGGCTAGTCCCCGTGGCCACAGCGTCCTCATCCCAGGCCTCTCTGATAAACTAACAACCAAGGGGCCCAGCCAG GAGGTAGAGCCCTTGGTGGTGCCACAGGCCTCTCCGACCCGGGCCCGCTCCCCCGACGTCATCTCCTCAGCCTCCACAGCCCTGTCCCAGGACATCCCCGAGATTGCCTCAGAGGCGCTGCCCCGAGGATTTGGCACCGCCGCTCCAGAGGGCCTTGAGCCCGACAGCATGGCGTCCGCCGCCTCGGCCCTGCACCTGTTATCCCCCCGGCCCCGGCCTGGCCCCGAGCACGGCCCTCAGCACAGCCTGGATGGGAgtcctggggagggggagaagcgAAGCACCCCTTCTCTGCTGGAGACGGCGCTGAGCCAGGAGACTAGTGCCGCTGACAGCAAGGCCTGGCCTGCTGCGCCTGACATCACCCGGGAAACCCGCAATAGCCTGGCTGACAG TCCCAGGGATGATGTTCAGGAGAAACACAAGGCCTCTTCCTACCACCGGCACGCCTACCATCTGCTGCAACAGGACAGTCAGGATGCCAGTGCTGAGCAGAG TGACCATGATGACGAGGTGGCCAGCTTGGCCTCGACCTCAGCTGGCTTTGTTGCCAAAGCAACGGCCCCACGACTGCCAGTGAAGGATTGGAAAACCAAGGGATCTCCCCGGGCCTCCCCCAAGCTGAAGAGGAAGGGCAAGAAGGATGATGG GGACCTGGCACAAGGCCCCTGGCTGGTAGAACACCAG GCAACAGAACCTCCTGAAGAGTGGTTGGCTGTGGTTCGGGGGCAGCAGCGGGAGCTTGCTGAGCTGCGGCAGAGTCACGCTGAGTTGCTGCAGCGGCTAACGGACCAGCTGGATGCGGTACAGAGTTCTATCATGGGCCACGTGGAGAGGGTCCTGGAGTCTAGACAAGAACATGAGC AGAGACGGTTAGAGCGGGCCCTGGCTGAGGGGCAGCAGCGTAGCGGGCAGCTGCAGGAGCATTTGTCACAGCAGTTGTCCCAGGCCCTGTCCTCAGCTGTGGCAGGCCGGCTGGAGCGCACAGTtagagaagagatgaagaagacCATTCCCCAGT GTGTCTCCAAAAGCTTGGAGCCAGTGACGGGCCAGCTGAGTGGCACCGTGGCCGCCAAGCTGACCGCAGTAGAAGGCACCCTTAAGGAGAATGTCACCAAGCTGGTCAAGTCCAAG AATCTGACTGACACAATCGCCCGCGCAGCTGCAGACACACTGCAGGGACCCATGCAGGCTGCCTACCGTGAGGCCTTCCAGAGCATCGTGCTGCCCACTTTTGAGAAGAGCTGTCAGGCCATGTTCCAGCAAATCAATGACAGCTTCAAGCTGGGCACCCAGGAAT ACCTGCAGCAGTTAGAGAACCACATGAAGAGTCGGAAGGCGAGAGAACAGGAAGCCCGCGAGCCAGTGCTGGCTCAGCTTCGAGGCCTGGTGGGCACTTTGCAGAGTGCCACAGAACAGATGGCAGCCACCGTGAGCAGCAGTGTGCGGGCCGAGGTCCAGCACCAGCTCCACATTGCTGTGAGCAA tatgCAGGAGTCGATCCTTTCCCAAGTCCAACGCATTATCAAGGGGGAGGTGAGCCTGGCCATGAAGGAGCAGCAGGCAGCAGTCACTTCCAGCATCATGCAGGCGATGCGCTCTGCTGCTGGCACACCTATACCAGCTGCCCACCTTGACTGCCAGGCCCAGCAGGCACACATCCTGCAGATGCTCCAGCAGGGCCATGTCAACCAAGCTTTCCAACAG gCTCTGACAGCAGCTGACCTGAACCTGGTGCTCTTCGTATGTGAGACTGTGGACCCCCAGCAGGTGTTTGGCCAGCCACCTTGTCCCCTGTCCCAGCCTGTCCTGCTTTCCCTCATCCAGCAGCTCTCCTCTGACCTGGGAACCCGCACAGAGCTCAAATTCAG CTACTTGGAGGAAGCTGTGATGCACTTGGACCACAGTGACCCCATCACGAGGGACCATATGGGCTCAGTCATGGCCCAGGTGCGGCAGAAGCTGTTCCAGTTCCTACAGGCTGAACCTCACAACTCCCTCAGCAAGTCTGCCCGGCGTCTCACCATCATGCTGCAGGGCCTGGCTGTCCCTGGGCTCAACTAG